In the Ptychodera flava strain L36383 chromosome 1, AS_Pfla_20210202, whole genome shotgun sequence genome, GAATAGTTTGCCACATGCAGTCCTTTATGTGCCACGGAACACGTCCTGTGAATACGCTCTCGGGTATTGTTATCGACAAAGATGAAGAGTAACCGTCATAACAGACTCTTTacgattttttttgtttagGCGACGATGCAACAGTGCCGTCTGCACCTACCTCTACAAATTCATCTCCAGAAGACGTAATTTTCCCTCCGTATATAGAAGGTAAAtccaaaaatatttataattgtACTTCAAGATAATAGTTTCCTCCTTGTTCCCGGCTGTAGTTgttatacatgcatgcatgtatgcatgcctgcctgcctgcctccCTGACTGCACGCATGTATgacatctatgtatgtatgtatgtatgtatgtatgtatgtatgtatgtgtgtatgtatgtatgtatgtatgtatgtatgtatgtatgtatgtatgtatgtatgtatgtatgtatgtatgtatgtatgtatgtatgtatgtatgtatgtatgtatgtgtgtgtgtgtgtgtgtgtgtgtgcgtgcctgcctgcctgcctgcctccCTGACTGCACGCATGTatgacatgtatgtatgtatgtatgtatgtatgtatgtatgtatgtatgtatgtatgtatgtatgtatgtgtgtgtgtgtgtgtgtatgtgcgtgcgtgcgtgcgtgcgtgcgtgcgtgtgtgtatgtatgtatgtatgtatgtatgtatgtatgtatgtatgtatgtgtgtgtgtgtatatatgtatgtatctatgtatctatgtaataataataatgatattttattgcttgcttgtaaatataggatttacatcacatttgtggcaataaaagtgtgatacaaaaataagttcaaatttttcttcaataaagataaagtaatacagtataataatagtagctaataaaaatataactaagtatttctttgtttatataaagtacaAATATAATCTGcgagttgttcattaaaagataactcttgttttgttagtagagaaataagctgattttcagttatatcgtttgggaaattgattttactgacaaAGTTCTTTCTttaaactttgtatttctgacagactaataaaaagtgtgtttcatcttcaatactgttggtgttacactgattgcatgCAGTATCtctcagtaattggggtttttggaaaaGTGTGTccccctttttcaattgctaaatcatgattgctaatgcgaagtttggtgagtaattttcttttctcaccttgtaactgtgttaagtagggttctaatctaaattatgttttattttggcgtacattcttagtttatttttttcatcagtAATCAAATgtttccaaaagacttcataattgtttgttaaatttgttttcattaatccagttataacttgtggtgtttaagtgatggagctttgaaggagaaagtccattccattttctttaattaaagcacttaaatAGTAAAACCAGGATCTATCGTTAgggttgtttaccatttgctccagaaaagcttctttagcaagattatAATGTGGAAGTTATACGATATGAAGCCagtatttaacaatattaagtttgatctcaagtagaagtgggaattgtcctagttcacccctaacagcggcattacaagcttgtctattacactgtaaaatgttcttacaaaatttgaggtgagttaatttcaattgctgatttatcccacttcttgtaatacatgaaatcttgtccccaaatctctcagcaatacagtaaaacaggtttaatgaaaacattgaataaatcatagacagtggaggggggaCCCCTCACTGTCTATGAATAAATGTAGGGGAAATTTTATGTCTCtgttgtgcaataaaacccTTTAAAActatacagtatgtatgtatgtatgtatgtatgtatgtatgtatgtatgtatgtatgtatgtatgtatgtatgtatgtgtgtgtgtatgtatgtatgtatgtacgtacgtacacatGTAAgtacgtttgtatgtatgtatgtaggttaTGTAGACCTCTCTATGTAGACCTATGTAGGCCTATCTTCGTAGGCCTCGGTAGGATTATGTATGTAGGCCCATGTATGTTCTTTCAACTGTTGCTTGTGTGGCATGGCATTTCACAAACAGCGGTTATACTCAAACAAAGCTAGAGTAACATAAGTACTGTGTTTCTCGAAAATTCAGGCAGTACAGGTTGGTCAACATGGGGTGCATGGTCAGATTGTGACGTCACTTGTGGAGGAGGATTTCAGTCTCGTACAAGAACATGTTTCTCAGTTGATGAATCACAGACGTGCGTCGGTAAACCAGCACAAATAAAGTCCTGTGGCGAATGGAATTGCCCAGGTATGTCAAGAGCACTTGAAATCTAAAATTAAGTGGAGAATCAGGGCAAAAGTTGTATATAATCGTTCAATGAGGTAGTTTTATACATCAAAGAGTTCATAATTTAAAACGCCGACTGCAGATACCAGgttgactttcaagaatgtctCTTGACTTAAGTTTGTTGAAACCGATGGCTACATATATTTTTCGTAGTCATAAAGAATACTACTAGTATTCGCTTCTAGGCTAACTATAAGCACTTCCATTTCTAAATGGCATTGTTTCGTAGGTAGGTTTGTTTAACGCTAACTTTGCTATTTTGCAAGAGAATGACTAAGTATTATTTATTCAATCGCAGAGATTCAACTCATAGATCCTACATTAGTTGAACCAAAGTCTAAAAGTATTTACAGTAATGCAATGGTTACTATTTTCTGTTAGAGTCATATTAAGGTCATcgtttatatattttatattaattaCATGCATTTTTAATCATATGATAGTAATTTAATCGTTTCAACAGCCAAaaggtaatttcaaaatatatcgtTTTTAAAAGATTGTTCACGGATATGCTCTGTCGGACACCTGGACGACGCATGCATGTCTTGCATTTGCGATGGAGATGTTGTTGAAGGGACTGTGCAGGACGCGTATGGGAAACCAATTGACGGCGCCGACATCTACAGGGCCGAATTCCCCGTAGATCCCATTGGAGGGTCAGATGCCATAGGTAAATTCGCCCTCAGTGGCGTTTGTATCAGCGAATTCGCTCTCCTGGTCAAGAAGGACCAGTTCGTGTCAGTAAGAGTGACGGAAACTGAGAACAGGAGGAAAAGAGAAGCTCAAAATTTGACACTGAACATCAAAATGCGACAACTAGGTAggtttttggcaaaaaatagtGTGATGCACAAACATTTGAACCTACTTCGATGACTGGGTTTTATGTTTGAGAAATGTTTCCTTAGTAACTTTTTCCCCTTGATGGTCCGTATTCCCCCGTCGAGTTTGTCAAGCAGTATAATAGAGGATGAACGATATTGATGCGCTTTAATATATTTACACTTCAACAGTCTTATAAAGGGAATATCTCCCTTTGCAACATTCAGTACATTGTATATAACTTGCGATGAGATTCTGTACCTAAACTCGCCCAACCGAAGATATACTTTCTATCTAAACACGTATTTGCAACTTGAGCTCCTTAAATCTGTGCCAAAAAGTTATTTTGCCTCTGCAAACTAAGCATGCTTATTGAATACCAACATTTTGTCGTACCTTACAATCATCAAAACGAATCTTATTTTTATATAGACTTGTAAACCATTTTGTCCGAAGTACGTGTAGAGTGACAGCAATTAATGAAATTGATAAATCCTTTTTTACCATATGAATTATAATTGGCATtactgttttgttgttgttttgttatattttagCGCCTCCTGTGATTACACGACATCCCCAGTCCAAAGTTCGTCTAGTTGGAGAAAGTGTTACTTTGTGCTGTGAAGCCAGTGGCGTTCCATCTCCTTCTTACTATGAATGGTGAGAGACAactttatctatctatctatctatctatctatctatctatctatctatctatctatctatctatctatctatctatctatctatctagctatctatctTTTTGTCTATTTatctgtcagtcagtcagtctgtctgtctgtctgtctgtctgtctgtctgactatTTATctatcagtcagtcagtcagtcagtctatctatttatctatctatctatctatctatctatctatcagtccatccatctatctatccatctatctatgtttgtttgtttactcatCTGCTTACGACTGTCACAATGTATTGCTTTCATATTTACCTGTTCCTTGCTTGTCAATCAACTTTGGTTCCAATAAGACGAAATAAGTAGAGTGTCGTCAGTTTTGAGTCTCTGAGTCAAGCGAATCTTCAAGTCGAGCCAACACAGTTTACAGATATCCCAATGAACATTTGAAGTAATCTTGCTTTCTTACTCTTCATCCATCGCTATCGGtcgtaagggagcattcgtgtTTTACAGGGAGGGGTCGGTAGAAATCGGGGGGGGGTTGATCTTTACAAAaccgttttttttttgggggggggagcaaattttacaatcaatgattggaatGGGGTGGggtgtaaaattttacaaaagtttgtatggagttatggaaaaaaaatgactttggaatttcaccgaaatgttgcttggtcctccatacataatctatgagtaatctatgagaagctatgaataatttcttttaaatacaaaactagctaaatctgtgtatttatagactcttgattattgatattaatgtacttgatcagactagggtagttacaggtgcatgtgtgagcaagaaatttgattttggaatgtcatcgaaatgttgattcactatcttgtctatgaggaaattatgaataatttttttccaatacaaaactagcttaatctgtgtatttgtgtacgcttgattattgatattaatgtacttgattagactagggtggttacaaatggatgtttgtgcaagaaattttattttggaatgtcatcgaaatgttgattcattatcttgtctatgaggaaactgagaataatttttttccaatacaaaactaagtaaatctgtgtatttatgtactcttgattattgatattagtgtacttgattagactagggcgattacaagttcacgtgtgtgcaaaaaatttgattttggaatttcaccaaaaatgttgattctctagtatgtgaggaaactttgattattttttacaatacaaaactagctattaaaatctgtgcttttaaaaagtttgacaattgatgtaaatgtacgtgacgagaatatcatatttgaaagagcagatctgaaaaaccaatatgatattggaTTTGGAGGGGGTCgccttttacatttcatttgtcactCAACTTCCATCACCCCCTTCCCCGTAAAACCGAATGCTCCCTAAAGAACAAAAGTTAGTGCATGATGTTGCTTATAGAGCTGTCTAATTCCAAATAACTTCTTCATATTCTGTACTATAGAGCTGTCTTATTCCAAATAACTTCTTCATATTTTGTACTTTCACAATTACGCAGGTTTAATAATAATGATGTAATAGATGGCTTCGAAGAAAGCAGCCTAACGATGGACAATTTGCAGATGACAGACACCGGATCTTACAAGTGTAGAGCAAAAAGTGAGGCAGGAGCTCAGTACTCAGAACCGGCTTCATTGACCATATATGGTAAGGCATGAGCCCCCGTTATTAAAGAGATAAAAAGTCATTGCTTTGATGCATGTGACTGTTCTATGTTATTTGATTCTCAGTGGGAGAAGACGAGCATTGTTAGCGTCGAGTCAAGTATTTCTATACTGTATGGTATGTGGTGTGGCATTTACAAGCAATCGTTAGACCATTTACATACTTTTTTGCATAAACAAGAGAGTGCCactgttttcttttctgttcCCGTTTGTTGTCCATTGCCTGACTTAAAGATTGTGCTCAATAGGTCCTACCTGAGCTGCTTTTCTAATGTTTTTTAACCAAATTATTTCAAACCTGACTCAAGGATTACAAACCATGACGTAGATATGCAAGTCAAAtcgtttttaacccttttcctgccaagtccatagtTCACCACCAGGTCCAGATGGTTAATtgaacacaacatattccatatggtgtatatTAACAtaacaaatttgaaagctgttgaaaacataaatactgtaaacttgatttttttggactgaAGATggtataacagaccaagccaagtgggtgaaaatatgtcatgttttggctcaataccgctttttactgtcTTGGCTggtggggaagtgatactgtctggcagaaaagggttaatgacacTATTAAGTAAGGTCGCCAACATTATCAGTAATGATCTGAGGGTATGAAGTCATAAAATTCATTGGTATTAACAAAGCTGTAATATTATGATCTATATCATGTCCTACGTTTTCCCTTTTAGTTGCAGCTAATGATGCCTGTAGCTCGGATCCACTTCCACACTTGTTGAAGTTACCTGCAGAATGTGTGGAAAGCAGCGGATATGAATACTACAATGTTGGTAAATGTTCAAAACGGCCATGCCCTGTGACCATGGTCAACAGCACTGCATGCACTGATGAAGTGGAGCATTGTTGTTCAGCAAACTCAATTATGCTGGAGGACGTTCGGTGTGATTCCTACAACCTGACAGTACAAGTAGTAACAAGCTGTGGCAGTAGAGTGTGTGGAGCAGAAACCATCACAGTTCACGGACGAGCTCATGGTGAGGGTGACGATGCACACATTCCTTTAGCTACTGGGTACATATTCGTCGGTGAGCAAGAAGTTGGTAGGACCGATGGAAAAGGTGAATTCAGCATTGAGTTGCCAAAAGGGACCCGTAAATTGGTACTGACATTTAAAGATCGATGGGATTATTTCGCAGAGACTGTGAAAGTTCTGCCACTGAACGAAGAATTTTCCCGTGTGTATCATACAGTGTTACTGGCAAGAAAGAGTCAACCAGTAACACTGAAAGGTAACGAAACCTCCACTATATTCCTCGGCAATACAAGTGATGGAAATACAAAGGCTGAATTGGAGATACCAGAGAACTCTTTCTATACAGAAGATGGTACTCTGTATACAGGTGAAGTAAAAGCTGAAGTAAACTTTTATGATCCCTCAGACCAATCAGCAGTGGATGTAATGCCAAGCGATCTCAATACTAGGGACATTGAAGGGAACACGCAGCAACTTCAGACATATGGGATGCTTTCCTTGCAATTTCAGGATGATGGAGGCAACCACTTGCGCGTAGATAACCCGATTGTAGTATACATAGATCCAGTTGAAGCTGGTATAGATTTAGATGACGTGGATGAAAATGGTAATCTACTTACTCGTTTATGGAAACTAAACACGCTAAGTGGAGAATGGGAAGACATGGGTGGTTTGGAAGTCGTCAGCATGAATCGACGAAAAAGATATTTAGAAACATTTCTTATTGGAAACATGACGGTACAGGGGtacaatttgaattttatgaaCATAGACCGACCTCAAGACCGAGTGAGAATATGCTATCTAAATGTTCGTCttttcaaagatgaaacatTAGAAAGGGCAATCGAAAAAGCTTCGGTAACAGCAGTAAGTGCCGATAGAAGTGACAGTAGACGAACTCGACAACTATATTATTTCCAGAGGGCGATGACGAACACAGAAGGCAGAGTTTGTTTAATGACATTTTGTGAGAGAAATGGGGAACTATTCGACGTACACGTAAATGCTGAAAAGgatgatgaaatctttaaacCGATTCATCCTGATAACGTCCCAACCAACAAACATCCTGCAGATTGGCCGATCGAtctcaaagaatctttcaatcTCCCTAGTGATGATAATGAACCCCAGTTTGCATCTATGAAGGCTATTACACCACAGATGTCGTATGAAAACCTCTTTTATGACCATTTGTATGACCAATATGATTATGAAAGAATAGAAGACCAGGACCACGGACCATTTTATTGGCAATGGCATGATCGTCATAGGGCCTCAATGAAATGCCACGAAGCTGATAGTGACGAGAACTTCATGGTGTTCACATATCCAGAGAAAGGTCTTGAAGAGTATACAGCAGCAGACGATGAAGAAGAAGACCCTCGTAGTCCACTTTCATGGTTTCCATACGAGGGCAGCCAAAAGAGGGCGtgtttcattaaaatatttgtaaacagttcagACACTGGTCGCTTTCAAGTTTTTAGCACGGGAGGGGAAGTTCCTGATGTTAAAGACAAAAACTTTTTGGTTACAGAATAGATAATTCAAAGAGATCTGCAGATGGAAGCATTTCGGCAGCGTGCATCGAGTTCAAATGCAGCGGTCCAATACGCATAGGTGACCCTTTTGATAATATTCCCTCACCACCAGCCCCTCCTGACGCTGGAAGAACCATTGGCACAGATAGAACAATCCTACGAATTGTTCCACGACTTCCGAGTAATTGCCAGCTTAAGCCCGGAAATGATGGAGTTAATCCTGGCCTGACAACCTTTCTTACTTCACATGGTATTGTAGACGAGTTAAGTATCAGTGGCTCTGATATAACGTTTAAAGTTCCCGATGGAAATATTAATGGTCCAACAACTGGTATATATGGATTTCAGGGAGAAAGAAATGACAGCTACAGGTTCGCTTATGAAAACTGTCTTGCTGGTGATGATAATGCATACAGTGGAGGCCCGGTAGACGCCCCTGACATAGGATGGGCATTTCAATACGAATGCTCCTGAGATCCTGTCTTTTTGCAAAGAAAAGTGAAAGATCTGCTTGTTTAATCATTCCCGAAATTAGGGACTTAATTACACAAGAACAGAACCAATTCATCGCAGCAAAAACATATACCCTTGTATCATTGTATGAACATTTGTATATCAAGTATACTCTGAATATGCGTGAAGCCATGTATGCTATCTTATCTCACTTGTAATACTTTATTATTTGAAATGCACGTTTAAGGTTTTGACTCAACTTTGAATATCCAAgttcatttgaataatgtaTTCCATATAAAAGCCCTAGAGCTTTTATATAAAAGCTCTGGGCCTTTGTATAAACAGCCGTGGCCTTGTAAAATGTGTAATGGATTTCTATTACGTATAATACGCCACTTTCTTGCGTTATATATCAAGCATTTCATAAACtcaattcttatgtgttttgtttttagattttactCCACAATTTTCTTTTGCCTCAATGCCCTCCTCACACTATTGGTATACTCAGTATGATCGCCGTGAAGGGCCTCATTAATACATAAAGACTTCCGAATGGAGCATTCTGATTTGTAAATTGCCACGTGATAACTTTTAACCAGAAGTAGAACCTTCGACCATTGGTACAATCGAACGCGACTCTTATTGCAGACATCTGGTTTCGAACTTTTGATTTCATCACTTTACTTTTTGGGTCGGCACATATTTCAAAGATTTTCATAAGCACGTTTACAGTTTCCATAATTGAATAGTGTAGTTTTACAGAAAACGTCCATACCTTTACAATGAGCATTAGGTTAAGTCGAAGACATAAGGAAAAATGAAGCGATTCTTCTGTGCGTTATGACCTTTCCTTTTGCATTTAGATTCAAAAAACCTTCATtgacacctctctctctctctctctctctctctctctctctctctctctctctctctctatatatatatatataataggtatgtgtgtatgtgttttgtgtattttttcatttatttactaACTATTTAATAACGTTTTTCATAACGACATGCAATCGTTGGGACTTCAGATGCAACACAAAGAGGTATCCGTTGATAACGCTACAAAATTATTGTATAAGTTCTGTTTAGAACGTTGTAACTTTTTATGATATAGTGGCGCGGCAcaaccaaaattttcataacaattgtgcattttgtgataaaagcatgaaatttggtatggtTGTAGATTATTAtgatataaatcaatttggataccgagccaccacaggttgagcctcgttctggtgtggcggccatttaaaaatggcgacca is a window encoding:
- the LOC139143488 gene encoding cartilage intermediate layer protein 1-like, which translates into the protein MSCICDGDVVEGTVQDAYGKPIDGADIYRAEFPVDPIGGSDAIGKFALSGVCISEFALLVKKDQFVSVRVTETENRRKREAQNLTLNIKMRQLAPPVITRHPQSKVRLVGESVTLCCEASGVPSPSYYEWFNNNDVIDGFEESSLTMDNLQMTDTGSYKCRAKSEAGAQYSEPASLTIYVAANDACSSDPLPHLLKLPAECVESSGYEYYNVGKCSKRPCPVTMVNSTACTDEVEHCCSANSIMLEDVRCDSYNLTVQVVTSCGSRVCGAETITVHGRAHGEGDDAHIPLATGYIFVGEQEVGRTDGKGEFSIELPKGTRKLVLTFKDRWDYFAETVKVLPLNEEFSRVYHTVLLARKSQPVTLKGNETSTIFLGNTSDGNTKAELEIPENSFYTEDGTLYTGEVKAEVNFYDPSDQSAVDVMPSDLNTRDIEGNTQQLQTYGMLSLQFQDDGGNHLRVDNPIVVYIDPVEAGIDLDDVDENGNLLTRLWKLNTLSGEWEDMGGLEVVSMNRRKRYLETFLIGNMTVQGYNLNFMNIDRPQDRVRICYLNVRLFKDETLERAIEKASVTAVSADRSDSRRTRQLYYFQRAMTNTEGRVCLMTFCERNGELFDVHVNAEKDDEIFKPIHPDNVPTNKHPADWPIDLKESFNLPSDDNEPQFASMKAITPQMSYENLFYDHLYDQYDYERIEDQDHGPFYWQWHDRHRASMKCHEADSDENFMVFTYPEKGLEEYTAADDEEEDPRSPLSWFPYEGSQKRACFIKIFVNSSDTGRFQVFSTGGEVPDVKDKNFLVTE